The Temnothorax longispinosus isolate EJ_2023e chromosome 12, Tlon_JGU_v1, whole genome shotgun sequence genome includes a window with the following:
- the LOC139823277 gene encoding protein unc-45 homolog B-like: protein MMNLAFNVRADKEKRQNAMITLLILARWRTAYEIFIKEVGENDKVICSAIRIVGESCNEDNVSRTKSAMINAVLPWCLEMMNSTFTERVNASEYCLLNVLNSGMNDEPDSKPDETLTKKHKKVIDKILSCLLGKIGHETATGIANKDTLIEFITHNIHYTALDWAKRLVELRGLQKLMEVASEMVKFKNKISIDITSSTQTLISMYLTEMYEKMICNDDDKKTFINAIDEFIGDKLPKSDTESKVRIVLAITTLIFSPLDALEVDSIVADVLPWCLEMMNSAFTRRIDASQYCLQTILKTYSGLNDEPDSIPDEALCKKHKKEIDRILSCLLNKIGNETTTGIARDALIKFITRNIHYTALHWAKQLLEFGGLEILMEVASQCQSEYCNSLDYTSSTQTITSVCLAKIDENLDENDKEKFFDIINEFIRAELQTTNVGCHMRAIVAMTIVTLGPFNVANAIITENGFDDMIFYFLGEKRNDLLIKKMICEFIYAVVTKYDEFNTFIRRCFTILRDLCHLAPNDSEDPDDSADLDNSENLDNSKDPDDSENLDNSESSHDSEHLIDSIRIRAFVGICKMTKFKVLEEELQAVLTFDKKQIDTWLKVCRRFLTNLQKDMKKWAVEGLSYLTFNLGVKDDLIRDQHAVQAIIEFAKAAENQSVLYQVDVLLVNLCSAYDNYDLPPERKMFVNCFNIDHIQAEDDYVQERRRVLAEAGVTSALVSLAKTGSENSKELIARVFNAICSEHDLRIIVIQEGGTETLLSLALNGTNTGMIYATRALAYLALTTSPEVAFPGQIIMEIVQPISNLLSPKRSVNERCDALTALCNLASVNDSMREHIFKTECEKIEQCMRDDNNMLKRTYIQLINNLVLSHKVAIQFVEQRSDHLFDLMNWLVKDDTDDHTKKALAGTLATLTAAGKETCEKLLGWDLWPTFLPFLLNDPNDELQHKGTKIALNMMKNAKDVAAKLIKTDTIIKRVRELSDNDTVQNKEFKELASRVLEAAAETQEGKLKRDIERNGSCQSTDNIEHSIKRIKRE, encoded by the exons ATGATGAATTTAGCATTTAACGTGAGAGCAGATAAGGAGAAACGTCAAAACGCCATGATTACTCTGCTTATACTTGCACGTTGGAGAACTGCCTACGAGATCTTCATAAAGGAAGTGGGAGAGAACGATAAAGTGATCTGTAGCGCGATTCGTATTGTAGGCGAGTCATGCAATGAAGACAATGTTAGTCGAACTAAGTCTGCTATGATAAACGCAGTTTTGCCTTGGTGTCTGGAAATGATGAACAGCACGTTTACGGAGAGAGTCAACGCATCTGAATATTGTTTACTG AATGTATTGAACAGCGGCATGAACGATGAACCCGATTCAAAACCCGACGAGACTTTGACCAAGAAGCATAAGAAAGTAATTGACAAGATTCTGTCATGCTTGTTGGGTAAAATAGGACATGAAACAGCAACAGGCATTGCTAATAAAGACacattaattgaatttattacgCATAACATTCATTATACTGCGTTAGATTGGGCCAAACGATTGGTCGAGCTTCGcggtttgcaaaaattaatggaaGTGGCCAGTGAAATggtgaaatttaaaaacaaaatctcaATCGACATCACTTCTTCCACGCAAACTCTAATTAGTATGTACTTAACAGAAATGTATGAAAAGATGATATGCAATGATGATgataagaaaacatttatcAACGCTATTGATGAATTTATTGGAGATAAATTGCCTAAATCTGACACCGAATCCAag GTGCGCATTGTACTTGCGATAACAACCTTAATATTCAGCCCGTTAGATGCTCTGGAAGTCGATTCCATTGTGGCAGACGTTTTGCCTTGGTGTCTGGAAATGATGAACAGCGCATTTACTAGGAGAATCGATGCATCTCAATATTGTTTAcag ACTATATTGAAAACTTACAGCGGCTTAAACGATGAACCCGATTCAATACCCGACGAGGCTTTGTGCAAAAAgcataagaaagaaattgacAGGATTCTGTCGTGCTTGTTGAATAAAATAGGAAATGAAACAACAACAGGCATTGCTAGAGacgcattaataaaatttattacgcgTAACATTCATTATACTGCATTACACTGGGCCAAACAATTGCTCGAGTTTGGTGGTTTGGAAATATTAATGGAGGTAGCCAGTCAATGCCAAAGCGAATATTGCAATTCGTTGGATTATACGTCTTCCACGCAAACTATAACCAGCGTGTGTTTAGCAAAAATCGATGAAAACTTGGATGAAAATGATaaggaaaaatttttcgacattattaatgaatttattagAGCAGAATTGCAGACGACTAACGTAGGATGTCAT ATGCGTGCAATAGTTGCGATGACAATCGTAACACTCGGTCCGTTTAATGTTGCAAACGCAATTATTACTGAAAACGGATTTGatgatatgattttttattttttgggagagaaaagaaatgacttattgattaaaaaaatgatttgcgAATTTATTTATGCCGTTGTAACCAAATATGACGAATTCAACACGTTCATACGTCGATGTTTCACTATATTGCGGGATCTGTGTCATCTTGCCCCGAATGATTCTGAGGACCCGGATGATTCTGCGGATCTGGACAATTCTGAAAACTTGGATAATTCTAAGGACCCGGATGATTCTGAAAATCTGGATAATTCTGAGAGCTCGCATGATTCTGAGCACCTGATAGATTCAATTCGGATTCGAGCTTTTGTGGGTATTTGTAAGATGACCAAATTCAAAGTGTTGGAAGAAGAATTGCAGGCTGTTCTTACGTTCGATAAGAAACAGATAGATACATGGCTGAAAGTTTGCAGACGATTCTTGACCAATCTTCAGaaagatatgaaaaaatgGGCCGTTGAAGGTCTGTCGTATCTCACTTTCAACCTCGGGGTCAAAGACGATTTGATCCGAGACCAACATGCCGTTCAAGCGATAATCGAGTTTGCAAAGGCTGCAGAAAATCAATCGGTTCTTTACCAAGTGGACGTATTATTGGTGAACTTGTGCAGCGCTTATGACAATTATGATCTCCCACCCGAGAGGAAAATGTTTGTAAACTGTTTTAATATTGATCACATACAGGCCGAGGACGACTACGTGCAAGAAAGACGGCGCGTGTTGGCGGAGGCCGGCGTGACCAGCGCTTTGGTAAGCCTCGCTAAAACAGGCAGCGAGAATAGCAAGGAATTAATAGCCCGCGTTTTCAACGCGATATGCAGTGAACATGATTTGAGAATAATAGTTATTCAAGAAGGCGGCACGGAGACATTATTGTCGTTAGCGCTGAATGGCACAAACACAGGAATGATATATGCTACGCGGGCCCTGGCCTATCTAGCACTCACGACATCTCCTGAGGTTGCATTTCCCGGTCAGATAATCATGGAGATTGTACAGCCGATCTCAAATCTATTGAGCCCGAAGCGTTCCGTTAATGAGAGATGCGATGCTCTAACAGCTTTGTGCAATCTAGCTAGTGTCAACGACAGCATGCGAGAACATATTTTCAAGACAGAATGTGAGAAAATTGAGCAATGTATGCGTGACGATAACAACATGTTGAAACGAACGTACATACAACTCATAAACAATTTGGTATTATCCCATAAAGTTGCCATTCAATTTGTTGAGCAGAGATCTGATCACCTTTTTGATCTTATGAATTGGTTGGTGAAGGATGACACAGATGACCATACAAAGAAGGCATTAGCTGGAACGTTAGCAACGCTAACGGCAGCCGGCAAAGAGACTTGCGAAAAATTACTCGGCTGGGATCTTTGGCCGACATTCCTACCTTTTTTACTCAATGATCCAAACGATGAATTACAACATAAAGGTACCAAAATTGCGTTAAATATGATGAAAAATGCGAAAGACGTCGCTGCAAAACTCATCAAAAcagatacaataataaaacgagTGAGGGAATTGAGCGATAATGACACCGTGCAAAACAAGGAGTTCAAGGAATTGGCTTCCCGTGTTTTAGAAGCTGCTGCGGAAACTCAAGAGGGCAAACTCAAGAGAGACATCGAAAGAAACGGATCGTGTCAAAGCACTGATAATATAGAACATTCGATTAAGAGGATTAAacgtgaataa
- the Amx gene encoding TM2 domain-containing protein almondex, with protein MNVVRINSKNVIFLFMALLSTSVQEARMDYGTVTSYALKEANVNSTPAYSSKKEEMAGLCPSGIPCVELSGECLRCNLNYSCKYGAMYEANCSVMEHVDCIGEQTFLKKYMCRYCYQTDHWEHQCHQKNSCSSVASPQQYYRTNCTVNGDILCLGRRRFMKNLPCNWTVGYRWSTALILSITLGGFGADRFYLGHWQEGIGKLFSFGGLGVWTLIDVILISMRYLGPADGSLYI; from the exons ATGAATGTCGTGCGGATCAACTCCAAGAACGTGATATTCCTCTTCATGGCCCTCCTATCAACCTCCGTCCAGGAGGCTCGCATGGATTACG GCACCGTGACCAGTTATGCTCTGAAAGAAGCTAACGTAAACTCCACGCCAGCCTATAGCAGCAAGAAG GAGGAAATGGCTGGTCTGTGTCCGAGTGGGATACCTTGCGTAGAGTTGAGTGGAGAATGCCTGAGgtgcaatttaaattacagcTGCAAATATGGGGCGATGTATGAAGCAAACTGCTCCGTGATGGAGCACGTTGATTGTATA GGAGAACAGACTTTCTTGAAGAAATACATGTGCCGTTATTGTTATCAAACTGACCACTGGGAGCATCAGTGCCATCAGAAAAATTCCTGCAGCTCAGTAGCGTCTCCTCAGCAATATTATAG AACAAATTGTACGGTAAACGGTGACATACTCTGTCTGGGCAGACGAAggtttatgaaaaatttgcCCTGTAACTGGACAGTTGGATATCGTTGGTCTACGGCTTTGATCTTGAGCATCACTCTTGGAGGATTTGGTGCAGATAG GTTTTACTTGGGACATTGGCAAGAAGGTATCGGCAAGCTTTTCAGTTTTGGCGGACTGGGTGTGTGGACTTTAATCGACGTGATATTAATCTCTATGAGATATTTAGGCCCCGCTGATGGCTCTTtgtatatttag
- the LOC139822751 gene encoding uncharacterized protein isoform X2, translating to MSCDTVAAGLIVEDNMNSEGNDGSGGQGRAEVRVDVSLKNDNQSVDQGTAVTSKGQLENGSEEQLRLNNNSGEGNVRLALPLSSRAPIVLANGTKSVQTPVSDCANSLEQNVSQDVNISSMFANATANIKPQTVNTNTVNCQLKHKTVTNASSLNLPKSQMHLNLSSTQANIHHNHNLGSAVLNSAAATSATLHSSVPMLNVSVMPPNLSTIKSNDDVDMKNNVDYASAIEKCPSKVSCSSDSRPEADCSWTSKSYGSKRVLNNIGGSIGSTSQGTCCFLRPNINGSREAAGPSGLQNTLQREQVERMDSSSGNEGDMSDGEDYCIYTYKGNDDVIHLDQQEELNQDHAANQEAEGQNHSGRSSPEMDFLEMDFDPGPSCELDTGDSDLASINEDIQNIALDNIEQDPVLNDLSSGKVVSRQGLVAMPQTSKQTAQHVNHTTFQQCTSNQCTVEQSAKPTYSAPWMPSTSAGTGRWDSATLYRNTGCPVRESYGYHNTSGDLISPSDNRDSDSELWAESTTASLPDNSNLNARKESELCNERLDGLPPVEKVMLWSEQEATIKQVTQIGTSACGATSAINALLALNISFSLEVLVKGVNTRLRELGVPLPRYLVSRSVAGATHKDIARGISLSTNGAAVTKFFAFYPERKVSLSHWLHYWISKGAAPIATMNLQHCGEGCDIPDAWHHQMIFGVGQAGIYLTNPLECLPEQLLWHQLISPSILLIRKADVLAHWNANTDLTPLATMDQKWRKLNVLGQVVNMVRESMSQRQQPNSTTTGATHIRIPASYQAGITLVMCADSAAATELLHAEQLPLL from the exons ATGTCGTGTGACACCGTCGCCGCCGGTCTCATCGTCGAGGACAATATGAATTCGGAGGGGAACGATGGCAGCGGAGGTCAGGGCAGAGCGGAGGTCAGAGTGGACGTCAGCCTGAAGAATGACAATCAATCCGTGGACCAAGGTACCGCCGTAACGTCCAAGGGGCAGCTGGAGAACGGGAGCGAGGAGCAGTTGAGGCTGAACAACAACAGCGGCGAGGGCAACGTCAGGCTCGCGCTGCCGCTGTCGTCCAGAGCCCCAATCGTGCTCGCCAATGGAACGAAGTCCGTGCAAACCCCAGTGTCCGATTGTGCCAACTCTTTGGAGCAGAACGTTTCTCAAGATGTAAACATATCTTCCATGTTTGCAAATGCGACCGCCAATATCAAGCCTCAGACTGTAAACACCAATACTGTTAATTGTCAATTGAAGCATAAGACTGTCACGAATGCGAGCTCGTTGAATCTGCCTAAGTCCCAGATGCACTTGAATCTCTCTTCCACTCAGGCGAATATACACCACAATCATAACTTGGGATCGGCCGTTCTTAATTCCGCCGCAGCTACCAGTGCTACCTTACATTCGAGTGTACCTATGTTAAACGTATCAGTAATGCCTCCTAATTTATCAACGATTAAATCCAATGACGACGTGgacatgaaaaataatgtgGATTACGCATCTGCCATAGAGAAATGCCCTTCTAAGGTTTCTTGCAGTTCAGATTCTAGGCCGGAGGCTGATTGTTCATGGACATCAAAGTCCTACGGATCTAAACGTGTACTGAATAATATAGGCGGTAGTATAGGTTCGACGAGTCAAGGGACTTGTTGTTTTTTAAGACCTAATATCAACGGCAGCAGAGAAGCCGCTGGTCCCAGTGGACTGCAGAAc acTTTGCAGAGAGAACAGGTAGAACGGATGGATTCTAGCTCTGGAAACGAAGGAGATATGTCTGATGGAGAAGATTATTGTATCTATACTTATAAAGGAAATGACGATGTGATCCACTTAGATCAACAAGAAGAATTGAATCAGGACCATGCGGCAAATCAGGAAGCGGAGGGACAGAACCATAGTGGTAGGTCGAGTCCAGAAATGGATTTCCTAGAGATGGACTTTGATCCCGGGCCTTCCTGCGAACTG GATACTGGAGACAGTGATTTGGCCTCTATAAACGAAGATATACAGAATATAGCGTTAGATAATATAGAACAAGACCCAGTGCTAAATGATCTGAGTAGCGGAAAAGTTGTGTCTAGACAGGGATTGGTAGCGATGCCGCAGACTTCGAAACAAACTGCACAACATGTTAATCATACTACTTTCCAACAATGCACAAGTAATCAATGTACAGTAGAACAAAGTGCAAAGCCAACTTATTCAGCTCCATGGATGCCTAGTACTAGCGCTGGAACTG GAAGATGGGACAGCGCGACACTATATCGTAATACAGGTTGCCCAGTACGCGAATCTTACGGTTATCATAACACGAGTGGTGACCTTATATCGCCCAGTGATAACAGAGATTCGGATTCCGAATTATGGGCCGAGTCCACGACAGCGTCGCTCCCGGACAATTCCAATTTGAATGCCAGGAAG GAAAGTGAATTGTGTAACGAACGATTAGACGGATTACCACCAGTGGAGAAGGTAATGCTGTGGAGTGAACAGGAAGCTACGATAAAGCAAGTTACGCAAATTGGTACCTCTGCTTGTGGTGCTACATCCGCAATTAATGCTCTG TTGGccttaaatatatcattttcccTGGAAGTATTAGTGAAAGGTGTAAATACGAGATTAAGGGAGCTGGGTGTACCGCTACCGAGGTATCTCGTCAGTCGTTCAGTAGCAGGGGCAACTCATAAAGATATAGCACGAGGGATATCTTTATCCACGAATGGCGCAGCTGTAACAaagttttttgcattttatccAGAGAGAAAAGTGTCATTATCCCATTGGTTACATTATTGGATTTCCAAGG GTGCTGCACCAATCGCAACAATGAATTTACAACATTGCGGTGAAGGTTGCGATATACCGGACGCATGGCATCATCAAATGATATTCGGTGTAGGACAGGCtggtatatatttaacaaatccCTTAGAATGTTTGCCTGAACAG CTTCTGTGGCATCAATTAATTAGCCccagtattttattaatacgaaAAGCAGACGTTCTAGCGCATTGGAATGCAAATACAGATCTAACGCCACTTGCGACAATGGATCAAAAGTGGCGAAAACTGAATGTCCTTG GGCAAGTTGTAAATATGGTACGAGAATCAATGAGCCAAAGGCAACAACCTAATAGCACGACTACTGGAGCGACTCACATTCGCATTCCGGCATCTTACCAAGCAGGCATTACGTTGGTCATGTGTGCAGATTCCGCCGCAGCCACTGAATTGTTACACGCAGAACAACTACCACTGCTCTAG
- the LOC139822751 gene encoding uncharacterized protein isoform X1: MSCDTVAAGLIVEDNMNSEGNDGSGGQGRAEVRVDVSLKNDNQSVDQGTAVTSKGQLENGSEEQLRLNNNSGEGNVRLALPLSSRAPIVLANGTKSVQTPVSDCANSLEQNVSQDVNISSMFANATANIKPQTVNTNTVNCQLKHKTVTNASSLNLPKSQMHLNLSSTQANIHHNHNLGSAVLNSAAATSATLHSSVPMLNVSVMPPNLSTIKSNDDVDMKNNVDYASAIEKCPSKVSCSSDSRPEADCSWTSKSYGSKRVLNNIGGSIGSTSQGTCCFLRPNINGSREAAGPSGLQNTLQREQVERMDSSSGNEGDMSDGEDYCIYTYKGNDDVIHLDQQEELNQDHAANQEAEGQNHSGRSSPEMDFLEMDFDPGPSCELDTGDSDLASINEDIQNIALDNIEQDPVLNDLSSGKVVSRQGLVAMPQTSKQTAQHVNHTTFQQCTSNQCTVEQSAKPTYSAPWMPSTSAGTGRWDSATLYRNTGCPVRESYGYHNTSGDLISPSDNRDSDSELWAESTTASLPDNSNLNARKVNLISTLYHRIMAKKLMLNKHAAFNQSGDSNLESELCNERLDGLPPVEKVMLWSEQEATIKQVTQIGTSACGATSAINALLALNISFSLEVLVKGVNTRLRELGVPLPRYLVSRSVAGATHKDIARGISLSTNGAAVTKFFAFYPERKVSLSHWLHYWISKGAAPIATMNLQHCGEGCDIPDAWHHQMIFGVGQAGIYLTNPLECLPEQLLWHQLISPSILLIRKADVLAHWNANTDLTPLATMDQKWRKLNVLGQVVNMVRESMSQRQQPNSTTTGATHIRIPASYQAGITLVMCADSAAATELLHAEQLPLL, from the exons ATGTCGTGTGACACCGTCGCCGCCGGTCTCATCGTCGAGGACAATATGAATTCGGAGGGGAACGATGGCAGCGGAGGTCAGGGCAGAGCGGAGGTCAGAGTGGACGTCAGCCTGAAGAATGACAATCAATCCGTGGACCAAGGTACCGCCGTAACGTCCAAGGGGCAGCTGGAGAACGGGAGCGAGGAGCAGTTGAGGCTGAACAACAACAGCGGCGAGGGCAACGTCAGGCTCGCGCTGCCGCTGTCGTCCAGAGCCCCAATCGTGCTCGCCAATGGAACGAAGTCCGTGCAAACCCCAGTGTCCGATTGTGCCAACTCTTTGGAGCAGAACGTTTCTCAAGATGTAAACATATCTTCCATGTTTGCAAATGCGACCGCCAATATCAAGCCTCAGACTGTAAACACCAATACTGTTAATTGTCAATTGAAGCATAAGACTGTCACGAATGCGAGCTCGTTGAATCTGCCTAAGTCCCAGATGCACTTGAATCTCTCTTCCACTCAGGCGAATATACACCACAATCATAACTTGGGATCGGCCGTTCTTAATTCCGCCGCAGCTACCAGTGCTACCTTACATTCGAGTGTACCTATGTTAAACGTATCAGTAATGCCTCCTAATTTATCAACGATTAAATCCAATGACGACGTGgacatgaaaaataatgtgGATTACGCATCTGCCATAGAGAAATGCCCTTCTAAGGTTTCTTGCAGTTCAGATTCTAGGCCGGAGGCTGATTGTTCATGGACATCAAAGTCCTACGGATCTAAACGTGTACTGAATAATATAGGCGGTAGTATAGGTTCGACGAGTCAAGGGACTTGTTGTTTTTTAAGACCTAATATCAACGGCAGCAGAGAAGCCGCTGGTCCCAGTGGACTGCAGAAc acTTTGCAGAGAGAACAGGTAGAACGGATGGATTCTAGCTCTGGAAACGAAGGAGATATGTCTGATGGAGAAGATTATTGTATCTATACTTATAAAGGAAATGACGATGTGATCCACTTAGATCAACAAGAAGAATTGAATCAGGACCATGCGGCAAATCAGGAAGCGGAGGGACAGAACCATAGTGGTAGGTCGAGTCCAGAAATGGATTTCCTAGAGATGGACTTTGATCCCGGGCCTTCCTGCGAACTG GATACTGGAGACAGTGATTTGGCCTCTATAAACGAAGATATACAGAATATAGCGTTAGATAATATAGAACAAGACCCAGTGCTAAATGATCTGAGTAGCGGAAAAGTTGTGTCTAGACAGGGATTGGTAGCGATGCCGCAGACTTCGAAACAAACTGCACAACATGTTAATCATACTACTTTCCAACAATGCACAAGTAATCAATGTACAGTAGAACAAAGTGCAAAGCCAACTTATTCAGCTCCATGGATGCCTAGTACTAGCGCTGGAACTG GAAGATGGGACAGCGCGACACTATATCGTAATACAGGTTGCCCAGTACGCGAATCTTACGGTTATCATAACACGAGTGGTGACCTTATATCGCCCAGTGATAACAGAGATTCGGATTCCGAATTATGGGCCGAGTCCACGACAGCGTCGCTCCCGGACAATTCCAATTTGAATGCCAGGAAGGTTAATCTCATTTCTACGCTTTATCATCGAATAATGGCTAAGAAACTAATGCTCAATAAGCATGCTGCGTTTAATCAAAGTGGTGATTCCAATCtg GAAAGTGAATTGTGTAACGAACGATTAGACGGATTACCACCAGTGGAGAAGGTAATGCTGTGGAGTGAACAGGAAGCTACGATAAAGCAAGTTACGCAAATTGGTACCTCTGCTTGTGGTGCTACATCCGCAATTAATGCTCTG TTGGccttaaatatatcattttcccTGGAAGTATTAGTGAAAGGTGTAAATACGAGATTAAGGGAGCTGGGTGTACCGCTACCGAGGTATCTCGTCAGTCGTTCAGTAGCAGGGGCAACTCATAAAGATATAGCACGAGGGATATCTTTATCCACGAATGGCGCAGCTGTAACAaagttttttgcattttatccAGAGAGAAAAGTGTCATTATCCCATTGGTTACATTATTGGATTTCCAAGG GTGCTGCACCAATCGCAACAATGAATTTACAACATTGCGGTGAAGGTTGCGATATACCGGACGCATGGCATCATCAAATGATATTCGGTGTAGGACAGGCtggtatatatttaacaaatccCTTAGAATGTTTGCCTGAACAG CTTCTGTGGCATCAATTAATTAGCCccagtattttattaatacgaaAAGCAGACGTTCTAGCGCATTGGAATGCAAATACAGATCTAACGCCACTTGCGACAATGGATCAAAAGTGGCGAAAACTGAATGTCCTTG GGCAAGTTGTAAATATGGTACGAGAATCAATGAGCCAAAGGCAACAACCTAATAGCACGACTACTGGAGCGACTCACATTCGCATTCCGGCATCTTACCAAGCAGGCATTACGTTGGTCATGTGTGCAGATTCCGCCGCAGCCACTGAATTGTTACACGCAGAACAACTACCACTGCTCTAG
- the Eif6 gene encoding eukaryotic translation initiation factor 6 has product MAVRVQFENNNEIGVFSKLTNSYCLVAIGGSENFYSVFEAELAETIPVIHVSVAGCRIIGRLCVANKNGLLVPNTTTDTELQHIRNSLPDNVKVQRVEERLSALGNVIACNDYVAVVHPDLDKETEEILADTLNVEVFRQTIASNVLVGSYSILSNQGGLVHPNMPIQEQDELSSLLQVPLATGTVNRGSNVIAAGMVVNDWAAFCGMDTTSTEIARIESVFKLNEANPTSITSSMRAPFIESMSDL; this is encoded by the exons ATGGCAGTACGCGTACAATTCGAGAACAACAACGAGATCGGCGTCTTCTCCAAGTTGACGAACTCCTACTGTTTAGTCGCGATCGGCGGCTCCGAAAACTTTTACAG TGTATTTGAGGCGGAATTAGCCGAGACAATCCCAGTTATTCATGTATCAGTAGCAGGATGTCGCATCATAGGTCGATTGTGCGTTG CGAACAAGAATGGATTGTTAGTACCAAATACGACAACAGATACAGAATTGCAACACATTCGAAATTCCTTACCAGATAATGTGAAAGTGCAGAGAGTGGAGGAAAGGCTCTCTGCTCTCGGCAATGTAATAGCATGTAATGATTACGTCGCTGTAGTTCATCCAGATCTGGataag GAAACTGAAGAAATTTTAGCTGATACTCTGAATGTGGAAGTATTTAGACAAACCATCGCAAGTAATGTTCTCGTCGGTTCATATTCCATTTTATCTAATCAAGGAGGTTTGGTGCATCCAAACATGCCTATTCAGGAGCAAGACGAGTTGTCCTCTCTTCTGCAAGTGCCACTTGCG ACTGGAACGGTGAATAGAGGCAGTAATGTGATTGCTGCCGGTATGGTTGTAAATGATTGGGCTGCTTTTTGCGGCATGGACACAACCTCGACAGAAATCGCCCGTATCGAGAGCGTTTTCAAGCTTAACGAAGCCAATCCAACTTCTATTACATCGAGTATGCGCGCACCTTTTATAGAAAg TATGTCGGACTTATAA